The proteins below are encoded in one region of Candidatus Saccharimonadales bacterium:
- a CDS encoding Crp/Fnr family transcriptional regulator: MSNDMKLTDLEIALRQGKTRTYSKGELIQTTDDETQLVLMVKSGFVKRYLITADGLQSIQSVYGAGSVFPLTVVMKEIFDQDLYRGPETFYYEAMSSVELYGLEAATLSSDLEHDPLIYRDLLKVAGERLTSNIQRLENLALRSSYQRLAHQLLFYATTFGEFSDVGIRIIAPLTHQDLAYVLSVARETVSREISKLRQEQIITTDSTQYITVNDVKRLKQLAYS; this comes from the coding sequence ATGAGTAATGACATGAAACTTACCGATCTCGAAATAGCCTTACGCCAGGGCAAAACAAGGACCTACAGTAAAGGTGAGCTCATCCAGACTACAGATGACGAAACTCAGCTGGTATTAATGGTTAAATCAGGTTTTGTTAAACGTTACCTCATCACTGCTGATGGTCTACAAAGTATTCAAAGTGTATACGGGGCCGGTTCAGTATTCCCCTTAACGGTAGTTATGAAGGAGATTTTTGATCAAGATCTGTATAGAGGGCCCGAGACTTTCTATTATGAGGCGATGTCTAGTGTCGAGCTGTATGGTCTAGAGGCGGCCACACTGTCATCCGATTTAGAACATGATCCATTGATTTATCGTGATTTGCTAAAGGTGGCCGGTGAGAGACTGACTTCTAATATTCAACGTTTAGAGAATCTGGCACTTCGCTCATCCTATCAGCGCCTAGCACATCAGCTTCTTTTCTATGCTACTACCTTTGGTGAGTTCTCTGATGTTGGGATCCGAATCATAGCTCCGTTGACTCATCAGGATTTAGCTTACGTATTAAGTGTCGCTCGAGAAACAGTCTCACGTGAGATATCTAAGCTTCGACAGGAGCAAATTATTACTACTGATAGCACCCAATACATCACCGTTAATGATGTAAAACGGCTTAAGCAGCTAGCTTACTCTTAA